TaagacagatctgcggactgttatTATCACCAAGAAAGCTTCGAAGAGTTCCTGACGCCAGTGGCGTGGGACATTTGAGGGTAACCCCCTCCGAAGAGGGTCCTTTATCAAAAACTACATGGTatccgttctgccaaccctgccaccttgtgtgcttcagggcgcagcAGACTACCGGTCGCCATTTGATTTGGTTGTTCCCTGCCGGTTCACCTCTTCAGGGCGCTGAGTCaaatgctcaaaaaacaccagaggccagtctcgagagactggttcccttagtagaatttctggtagaatggaaacttcttccaAATATTTCTCATTGGGTTCTGCTcacaatagaaaagggttacaaaatTTGGGTCTCGACCGCCCCAGTTCAACGGGGTCCTCCCTACAGTGGTGGACCCCTAGCAGTCTCTGGTATTGGAACAGGAAGTTCTCacactcttgcaaaaaggagctataggaagggtttctcctcccagcaagctgtcagggatgggcgatcatgagtggtcgctcagctcagggtctttgggaggatCATCTACTTTCCTGGCTCATAAATTGGCTGGAAATGATGGCAGTATTTCGAGCTCTcaaaatacttcctcccagacctgaggggccatcaTGTGTTAGTCCACATGGATAACATGTCGGTGGTCTCCTATATCATCCACCATGGGGTCTGAGGTCTCGCCAGTTGTGCAAGTTAGTCCATTggatcctcctgtgggcccagGGGAAGCTCCTCTCCCTGAGAGCAGCTTATATCCCGGggcatcaaaatgtgggggcagacatcctgtcgaggctGGGGCCGAGGCCCAGGGAATAGAGACTCCACCCCGAGGTGGTGGAGTTCATTTGGAAAAACTTTGGTCGTGCAGAAGTTGACCTATTTGCTTCGAAAGAAACATCTCTTCGCCCACTGTGGTTCTCTCTGACTCATCCCGCCCCTATtgggttggatgccatggtgcaaacgtggccgaggctacgtctgtacgcatttcccccgatcgctctgatgccaggagttctggagagggttcgCTGGGACAGGGTCCATCTCATACTGATAGCCCCGTTCTGGCCGACCCAAGTTTGATTTGCAGACCTAGTGTCTCTTCTAGACGGCTCCCCCATGGAGATCCCCTTCAGACAGGTccttctgtctcaagcgggcggcatgataatTCACCCCCGGCTGGAGTTGTGAAAACTGTGgtcctggcctctgaggggtggctaggctcatagaatccggtctcccaactgaggttgtcgagaccatactccactcacgagctccctccacgagaaAGCTATCCGCATATAAATGGAAGTTGTTTTCTACTTGGTGTAGACAATGTCAGCTGGACCTGTTCCACTCCTCTATCAGTCTTGTGCtgcaatttctccaagaaaaattcttgGATGGTTTTTCTCCTTCTACCTTGAAGGTTTATATAGTGGCTATTTCTGCTTATCATGCTCCTGTTTATATGCTTTCTCCCCAGAGTCCGAGGCCTTCTGTGCGTACAAGAACTCCGGCCTGGGACTTGGCTATTGTGTtgcaagggttagctgaggctcccctTGAACCATCAGAGGAGGTGTCTGAGAGATTCCTCACTCTTAAAACTATCTTCCTGTGCATCTTGGTGCATCTTGCTATAGCCAATCAGAAGCTGACGTTCTCTGTTCTCAGaagtgctttatagtttcctggtccgtgatgTCATCCCGTCACcctattggttcgatttcacaAGTGCTTCATGACGCAAACATGCAGAGGTGTTCCCAAAGCACTCGACACACCGCCTTGTTCACtgttcagggaaccagggttacagacgtaacccgagacgcTTTGTGTTGCATGCTTATTAGTATTCCAAAGTATTCTAAAGTATTTAGGTTAAGTTACAGAACTTCAGTAatctaatgaaatatgttacaaattactttttaaagcatgtattttgaaatctgtagtgaaatacattttaaaagtaaccttCCCAACCCTGTTAACAGCACTATCTCTCTCTCAGCTCATGTGAATGTGGGAATAGTGAATGGAAAAGAAGCCAAACGCCACTCCAGACCTTATATGGTTTCTCTTCAGAAGAGTGGGAAACATATCTGTGGTGGATTCCTCATTTCTGATCAGTTTGTCCTGACTGCCGCACATTGCTGGAAAAGGTAAAAGGCTTGTTTAGAGTGAACTGCaatgtttataaaataaaattacttttgACTGATAATGACTGAAGTGTAACCTGTATATCAGTTATGACATAACTGACCATTTCCAATACGCTCTTTCAACAGACGTAGTTTGATGGTTGTTGTTGGTGCTCATGACTTAAGGAACGGCAAGAGTTCAGATCACATCTCAGTGAAGTCCTACATCCCTCATCCAAAATATGAAGAAAAAATTCCTTATCAACCTTATGATGACATCATGCTTTTGAAGGTAACAAGCTGtaatatatttagtttttcaaaataataaccAGTCTATGGATATTAATAGTAGCACAGTAGCACAAATTTGCATGTTTGAATTTCTATCGCAATTTCTTGTTTAAAATTCAATTTCTTGTCTTGTTCTTGTTAAAATTATTGAAGGGATTTAAATAATTTCTGTGTAAATGGCCAAGTGCACAGCATAAAATAAAGCGGCTTTTTCGAAAAAACTGTATAAACTAACAAATTTCAGTCTTctaaaacattgtttattaaaatggttgtattttttaattacagCTAGAGAAAAAAGTTAATCTAAACAACAAGGTTGGAGTGATACCATTACCAAATGAAAGAGAAGACGGCAAAGCAGATACTGCCTGTAGTGTTGCCGGCTGGGGAAGACTGACTGATGGATCAGCGAGCAATCTTCTGATGGAGGCAAAAGTGTCCATAATAAATAACAACGAATGTAGAAATAGATGGGGATTGTTATACTCGGTCTCACAGATGATCTGTGTATATGGACATGGTGGATCCTGCTTTGTACGTTCAAAAGATGATTCACAGACTTTATGGTAATGTATGAACTGGTTTCACAACTGATGTGTTGATCTGTCTTTCTTAACAGGGGGATTCAGGAGGTCCTTTGGTTTGTGGAAACACTGCTCTTGGTGTCACAATTTTCAGTGAACTTGGTCATTGTAATTCACCTAAGCATCCTAATGTGTATACTAAGATTTCAGCATATATTCAGTGGATCAACAAAGTTACTGGAAATGTGTAGTGACTTCATGGAGAGGAAGAAATGTTATTCTTGAATTCTTCCATAAACATTCTTTTAATAAAAGTATCACATGGCCAGCATCAATTATATTCAAAATGTTCTCATTGTCACAACCATATATAATTTAGACAACACCCTCACTTTCCAATCATGCCTGTAGACTCATCTCATTGAATGgggaaaacgtctcggttacgtatgtaaccctcgttccctgaaggagggaacagagacgtacgtcagtagtgaccgacgaattgggatatcgctagagagccctatcagcttcgagtgaactaaaacaagccaatggaattggcgtgcgatatttgcataatgcgcaccgcctccgacaggtgtatataaataggaagcagatgcaatcgcactctgtttttcgctgaggagacaactggtgtccgcacaacagcgagggtacagaaactgtggcgacgggacgtacgtctccgttccctccttcagggaacgagggttacatacgtaaccgagacgttccctttcagtcagtcacgttcgacgtacgtcagtagtgatcgacgaattgggatcccaaataaagcgccacagttacgaaaccccttccagtgcaaTCTCTAGCCACCCGTCGCACCAATTGggacggtgaagggggcgagcttatgccgagagagtctactgctgttccgacatacccactaagtaaactagaacTAGtaactacactggggaagcgaacccgtaggggacgctgcggaggccactacctacccaatgggggaggagtttacgtggagaatacacatatggactggcccgaggggcagtacgcatatgaagtccctgggatggctccacctgggtcgggggagactcatctgacaggtgacagcagagctggctctgctaagggaaagacacggactcgcccgtagggagttttaaaccgtggatgatacacatatgggaccgctcacgtagaggagtcacgacatatgggccccagccaacagacagcgtaaGCGAcagatgtaggcctggcatcagacactctgcaatgtccgagccgaagggggaggcggaggaactcgacagggttcgccaagtggggaacacgactggagccAAAATATGCACGCATCCGGCCCAgggggcgggaatggcattgcaagccgacacttagagcagGTTCAATGCGTCTACCGGctagtggaagcgagtacacgggaagataccggctctacacgtaggctatagaatctagcgaacgtgttaggtgtcgcccagcccgcagctctatagatatctgtcagcgaggcgccatgagccagcgcccaggaagaggccacccctctggtggagtgggctctcaacccgagcgggcaaggcacacCCAGGGATttgtacgccaaggcgatggcatccactatccagtgggccatcctctgcttggagacagcctttcccttctgctggcctccataacagacaaagagctggtctgaggtcctgaagcttcgcgttctgtctacgtacacacgca
The nucleotide sequence above comes from Chanodichthys erythropterus isolate Z2021 chromosome 10, ASM2448905v1, whole genome shotgun sequence. Encoded proteins:
- the LOC137029402 gene encoding mast cell protease 4-like, encoding MTIIISLLLLASLLPHLTFTAHVNVGIVNGKEAKRHSRPYMVSLQKSGKHICGGFLISDQFVLTAAHCWKRRSLMVVVGAHDLRNGKSSDHISVKSYIPHPKYEEKIPYQPYDDIMLLKLEKKVNLNNKVGVIPLPNEREDGKADTACSVAGWGRLTDGSASNLLMEAKVSIINNNECRNRWGLLYSVSQMICVYGHGGSCFGDSGGPLVCGNTALGVTIFSELGHCNSPKHPNVYTKISAYIQWINKVTGNV